One genomic window of Branchiostoma floridae strain S238N-H82 chromosome 4, Bfl_VNyyK, whole genome shotgun sequence includes the following:
- the LOC118414186 gene encoding homeobox protein Nkx-6.2-like — MLVSETAGMDASRQSAFVLSNPPLAALHNMTEMRAPPVCPSQYPSFTSTSPLKPMSLSTFTSQATTPYGISDILSRPVTVANSLNSVNSLFTIPRLNMNMNNPAAGMYFNPAARFDKGLGDLSGRASMYWPGMMQGAGWRDRFACPPHPHGTAGNVTVDKDGKRKHTRPTFSGQQIFALEKTFEQTKYLAGPERARLAYSLGMTESQVKVWFQNRRTKWRKKHAAEMATAKKKQEEQQKQMAAQDGEENSEPEDLEDQDRNNNSNGSSSDTERQKENTPSSEVVDTTLAQTSHIGT, encoded by the exons ATGCTTGTATCGGAGACTGCCGGAATGGATGCATCGCGACAGAGCGCGTTCGTACTCAGTAACCCTCCACTAGCGGCCCTGCACAACATGACGGAGATGCGCGCTCCCCCGGTGTGTCCCAGCCAGTACCCCTCCTTCACGTCAACGTCCCCCCTCAAGCCCATGTCTCTGTCCACCTTCACCAGTCAAGCCACCACGCCGTACGGGATATCGGACATTCTCTCCCGACCGGTCACCGTGGCCAACTCGCTCAACTCCGTGAACTCTCTCTTCACTATCCCCAGGCTGAACATGAACATGAATAACCCTGCCGCGGGCATGTACTTCAACCCGGCGGCGAGGTTTGACAAGGGTCTGGGAGACCTGTCCGGCAGGGCGTCCATGTACTGGCCGGGCATGATGCAGGGTGCTGGATGGAGAGACAGATTCGCATGTCCACCTC ATCCCCACGGTACAGCTGGCAATGTGACAGTAGACAAGGATGGCAAGAGAAAGCACACACGTCCCACCTTTTCTGGGCAACAAATATTCGCCCTGGAGAAAACTTTTGAGCAGACGAAGTACCTAGCGGGGCCTGAGCGGGCAAGACTGGCTTATTCCCTGGGCATGACGGAATCCCAAGTCAAG gtATGGTTCCAGAACAGGCGCACAAAATGGCGAAAGAAGCATGCAGCCGAGATGGCAACTGCTAAGAAGAAGCAAGAGGAGCAGCAGAAGCAAATGGCCGCGCAAGACGGCGAGGAAAACTCCGAGCCAGAAGATTTGGAAGACCAAGACAGGAACAACAATTCCAACGGCAGCAGTAGCGATACAGAGAGGCAAAAAGAGAACACGCCATCGTCTGAAGTGGTGGACACCACACTAGCGCAAACTTCACACATCGGTACGTAG